One window from the genome of Rhizobium sp. Pop5 encodes:
- a CDS encoding proline racemase family protein, which produces MGFKRTIHAVDTHAGTPMRVITGGVPHIPGNSVYEKMKWLESNDDQLRKLMLREPRGYPAHCCNIIVPPSHPEADAGYVIMEQIEYPMMSGGNTISVVTVLLEMGMLPMKEPVTELVLEAPAGLIRIKAECREGKVKSVTFKNVPAFAAHLDAVIDVPHLGKVTVDVGWGGMFYVIADVRQFKGLELIPAHGREIARVSAMIRQAAIEQLQVAHPHYPGVGITISQLSGPTDDPNADWKNTVTMATGDLSWDDPATWTGALDRCPCGTGTCAKMAVLHAKGELPLNRDFRHQGILGNVYTGRLVEEARIGDRAAVVPTLTGTSWISGLNTLVLDNDDPFTEGFTPGDIWA; this is translated from the coding sequence ATGGGATTCAAAAGAACGATTCATGCGGTCGATACCCACGCCGGCACGCCGATGCGCGTGATCACGGGAGGCGTTCCGCACATTCCCGGAAACTCCGTTTATGAGAAGATGAAATGGCTGGAGAGCAATGACGATCAGCTGCGCAAGTTGATGCTGCGCGAGCCGCGCGGCTATCCCGCCCATTGCTGCAACATCATCGTGCCGCCCTCTCACCCGGAGGCCGATGCCGGTTATGTCATCATGGAACAGATCGAATATCCGATGATGTCGGGCGGCAATACCATCTCCGTGGTCACGGTCCTGCTTGAGATGGGCATGCTTCCGATGAAGGAACCCGTCACCGAGCTGGTACTCGAAGCGCCCGCCGGGCTCATTCGCATCAAGGCCGAATGCAGGGAAGGCAAGGTCAAGAGCGTGACCTTCAAGAACGTGCCGGCATTTGCCGCCCATCTTGATGCCGTCATCGACGTGCCGCATCTTGGAAAGGTCACTGTCGATGTCGGCTGGGGCGGCATGTTTTATGTCATCGCTGATGTCAGGCAGTTCAAAGGCCTTGAACTCATCCCGGCACATGGGCGGGAGATCGCGCGTGTTTCCGCGATGATCCGGCAGGCGGCCATCGAGCAGTTGCAGGTTGCCCATCCGCATTATCCCGGCGTCGGCATTACGATCTCACAGCTGTCGGGGCCGACGGACGATCCGAACGCCGACTGGAAAAATACGGTGACGATGGCCACGGGCGACCTTTCCTGGGACGATCCCGCCACCTGGACTGGAGCGCTCGATCGCTGCCCCTGTGGCACTGGCACCTGCGCGAAGATGGCGGTCCTGCATGCGAAAGGCGAGCTGCCGCTCAACCGGGACTTCCGGCATCAGGGAATCCTCGGCAATGTCTATACGGGCCGGCTCGTCGAAGAGGCCAGGATCGGCGACAGAGCCGCCGTCGTCCCGACGCTGACCGGCACCAGCTGGATCTCCGGCCTGAATACGCTCGTACTCGACAATGACGATCCCTTCACCGAAGGTTTTACCCCGGGAGATATCTGGGCTTAG
- a CDS encoding TadE/TadG family type IV pilus assembly protein: MTGKRSLSFFRVARSRIRRLARDRSAASGVEFALVLPILVMLLFGTVDLGHALTVSRKIDEITSSTGDMIAQQGTWTKSDVAKLLSGASFILQPYDTSGLTITVAVEDVDSSGKATVNWSAAFNTSALASGAASAIDIPATIQETGVQVVLTRVQYRLTTPVSAFFSNFTGQNGYGFDHHFFNRPRVSNTIKYN; encoded by the coding sequence ATGACCGGGAAACGGAGCCTGTCCTTCTTCCGCGTGGCCCGATCGCGCATCCGCCGTCTGGCGCGCGACCGGTCGGCCGCCTCGGGCGTGGAATTCGCCCTCGTGCTGCCGATCCTGGTGATGCTGCTGTTCGGCACCGTCGATCTCGGCCATGCCCTTACCGTCAGCCGGAAGATAGACGAGATCACTTCCAGCACGGGCGACATGATCGCGCAGCAGGGCACCTGGACGAAGTCCGACGTCGCCAAGCTCCTTTCCGGCGCCTCCTTCATCCTGCAGCCCTATGACACCAGTGGCCTGACGATCACCGTTGCGGTCGAAGACGTCGACAGCAGCGGCAAGGCAACGGTCAACTGGTCCGCGGCATTCAACACCTCGGCGCTCGCTTCCGGCGCGGCGAGCGCGATTGATATACCGGCAACGATACAGGAAACAGGCGTGCAGGTCGTGCTGACCCGGGTGCAATACAGATTGACGACACCGGTCTCGGCGTTCTTTTCAAACTTCACCGGACAGAACGGCTACGGCTTCGACCATCATTTCTTCAATCGTCCCCGGGTCAGCAACACGATCAAATACAACTGA
- a CDS encoding pyrroline-5-carboxylate reductase, with amino-acid sequence MTIDSIGFVGTGAITEAMVRGLLAEPAYASEIHVSPRSAHIAETLADEFAAVRVSEDNQDVVDRSDMVFLAIRPQVAEEVVRALSFRAGQTVVSLVAATERQALIDWIGADVHLVQAIPLPFVAKRQGATAVYPPDEAIAALFDTLGTAVQCQSRKEYDLLAAASSMMSTYFGIMETVAGWLEKSGLERAKGHAYIAPLFASLAQKAAKPGTEPFSALSHEFATKGGLNEQVLSDFERKGGIAALTTALDGVLSRIEGKN; translated from the coding sequence GTGACGATCGACAGCATCGGATTCGTCGGAACAGGCGCGATCACCGAGGCGATGGTTCGCGGGCTTCTTGCTGAACCGGCTTATGCTTCCGAGATTCACGTCTCTCCCCGAAGCGCACACATTGCGGAAACGCTGGCAGACGAATTCGCCGCCGTGAGAGTTTCCGAGGACAATCAGGACGTCGTCGATCGCAGCGACATGGTGTTCCTGGCGATCCGGCCGCAGGTCGCCGAGGAGGTCGTCCGGGCGCTATCGTTCAGGGCTGGCCAGACGGTCGTCAGCCTCGTGGCGGCGACGGAGCGTCAGGCCCTTATCGACTGGATCGGAGCCGACGTGCATCTCGTCCAGGCGATCCCGCTGCCCTTCGTCGCCAAGCGGCAGGGCGCGACCGCCGTCTATCCGCCCGATGAGGCCATCGCCGCACTGTTCGACACGCTCGGAACGGCCGTCCAATGCCAGTCGAGGAAGGAATACGATCTTCTCGCAGCCGCGAGTTCTATGATGTCGACCTATTTCGGGATCATGGAGACGGTTGCCGGCTGGCTGGAAAAAAGCGGCCTCGAAAGGGCGAAAGGCCACGCCTACATCGCTCCGCTCTTCGCAAGCCTGGCGCAGAAGGCCGCCAAGCCCGGCACCGAACCATTCAGCGCATTGAGCCACGAATTCGCAACCAAGGGCGGGCTGAACGAGCAGGTTCTCTCAGATTTCGAGAGGAAAGGCGGCATTGCCGCGCTGACCACCGCCCTCGACGGCGTTCTCTCCCGCATCGAGGGCAAGAACTAA
- a CDS encoding cupin domain-containing protein, with amino-acid sequence MSVDIGGRLRHLRLAHKLSQRELAKRTGVPNSTISLIESNASNPSVGALKRILDGIPIGLAEFFAFEPDRPKKAFYAAEELVEIGKGAISYKQVGENLFGRSLQILKECYQPGADTGKVPLVHEGEEGGIVLSGRIEVTVGDERRILGPGDAYYFESRRPHRFRCVGPVPCEVISACTPPTF; translated from the coding sequence ATGTCAGTTGATATCGGCGGCCGCCTGCGTCATCTCCGCCTTGCCCACAAGCTTTCCCAGCGCGAACTCGCCAAGCGCACGGGCGTGCCCAATTCGACGATCTCGCTGATCGAATCGAACGCTTCCAATCCCTCGGTCGGGGCCTTGAAACGCATTCTCGACGGCATCCCCATCGGGCTCGCGGAATTCTTCGCCTTCGAGCCCGACCGGCCGAAAAAGGCCTTCTATGCGGCTGAAGAACTGGTGGAGATCGGCAAGGGCGCCATCTCCTACAAGCAGGTCGGCGAGAACCTTTTCGGCCGCAGCCTGCAAATCCTCAAGGAATGCTACCAGCCGGGCGCCGACACCGGAAAGGTGCCGCTTGTCCATGAAGGCGAGGAGGGCGGCATCGTGCTGTCGGGAAGGATCGAGGTCACTGTCGGCGACGAGCGCCGTATCCTCGGGCCGGGCGACGCCTATTATTTCGAAAGCCGGCGCCCGCACCGCTTCCGCTGCGTCGGGCCTGTGCCCTGCGAGGTCATCAGCGCCTGCACGCCGCCGACGTTTTAG
- a CDS encoding ABC transporter substrate-binding protein — translation MKRAIKRAWLAVALAAAAPAAQAFAEEGLAVDVVHFWVSKSESAALDVYRKAWAAAGNRWVDMPAENKVAVQRVVSDRIANGYAPAVIQWNANYGSRELPEMGIVLDIDEVAKADHWQDVIPATVLDRISYKGKVYFAPSNIHAENWLWTSTAVLAEAGVKTPQSWDEIFDAAEKIKAKGRLPIALGGTRWEVSLIFNDIIYQKFGPEGYARLMSGEADLVQDPRMIEALDVLRRLSNYVEPIEQRKDKSWADATAAVGQGKAGMQFMGDWAKGELAARGFNVDKDFDCSLAPGTSIAYFMVIDAFAFPLTNREGTQEAQLAFARMVLDRDNQLAFSRTKGSLPVRTDVDPSGLDRCGKLGLEMIKARKGEVSAQSQAMPSQVSEGWIGVVGDFFNDGTITAKDAQHRLHDLLTQAE, via the coding sequence ATGAAACGGGCGATCAAACGGGCATGGCTTGCCGTGGCTTTGGCCGCCGCGGCCCCTGCGGCGCAGGCTTTCGCGGAAGAGGGCCTGGCAGTGGACGTGGTGCATTTCTGGGTATCGAAAAGCGAGTCGGCAGCCCTCGACGTTTACCGCAAGGCCTGGGCTGCGGCCGGCAACCGGTGGGTCGACATGCCGGCGGAGAACAAGGTTGCCGTCCAGCGCGTGGTCAGCGATCGCATCGCGAACGGATACGCGCCGGCGGTGATCCAGTGGAACGCGAACTACGGCTCGCGCGAATTGCCGGAAATGGGCATCGTGCTCGACATAGACGAAGTCGCCAAGGCGGATCATTGGCAGGACGTCATTCCCGCGACGGTTCTCGACCGGATTTCCTACAAAGGAAAGGTCTACTTCGCGCCGAGCAATATTCACGCCGAAAACTGGCTCTGGACAAGCACGGCGGTGCTGGCCGAGGCGGGCGTGAAAACGCCGCAGTCCTGGGACGAAATCTTCGACGCGGCTGAAAAGATCAAGGCGAAAGGGCGCCTGCCGATCGCACTTGGCGGTACGCGATGGGAAGTGTCCCTCATCTTCAACGACATCATCTATCAGAAGTTCGGCCCGGAGGGTTATGCCCGCCTCATGAGCGGCGAGGCCGATCTGGTGCAGGACCCGCGCATGATCGAAGCCTTGGATGTGCTGCGGCGCCTGTCCAATTATGTGGAACCGATCGAGCAGCGAAAGGACAAGAGCTGGGCCGATGCCACCGCGGCCGTCGGCCAGGGCAAGGCCGGCATGCAATTCATGGGCGACTGGGCCAAGGGCGAGCTTGCCGCGCGCGGCTTCAACGTCGACAAGGATTTCGATTGCAGCCTCGCTCCGGGCACGTCGATCGCATATTTCATGGTGATCGACGCCTTTGCCTTCCCGCTGACAAACAGGGAGGGAACGCAGGAAGCGCAGCTGGCTTTCGCCCGCATGGTGCTCGATCGGGACAATCAGCTTGCGTTCAGCCGGACAAAGGGATCGCTGCCCGTGCGCACCGATGTCGATCCGTCCGGGCTCGATCGTTGCGGCAAGCTCGGCCTGGAGATGATAAAGGCCAGGAAAGGTGAAGTCAGCGCTCAATCCCAGGCCATGCCGAGCCAGGTGTCGGAAGGCTGGATCGGCGTCGTCGGCGATTTTTTCAACGACGGGACCATCACCGCCAAAGACGCGCAGCACCGCTTGCACGACCTCCTGACGCAGGCCGAATAG
- a CDS encoding TadE/TadG family type IV pilus assembly protein — protein MPGKLLARPRRLLADRKGAAAIEFAILALPLFMMIFAIIEVSLMFFVNSALDASVHKISRMVRTGEVASSKITMADFKTRICNDMLFSFGCSDNLLVKVNVLSDLSSATSANPIDKNGNLVVTETFDIGKGSDYVLVQAFLPWKTVANFFSLSSARLSDGRYLLGSSALFRNEPF, from the coding sequence ATGCCGGGGAAATTGCTTGCACGGCCGCGCCGCCTGCTTGCCGACCGTAAGGGTGCGGCCGCGATCGAGTTTGCGATCCTCGCCCTGCCGCTCTTCATGATGATATTCGCGATCATCGAAGTGTCGCTGATGTTCTTCGTCAACTCGGCGCTGGACGCTTCGGTCCACAAGATCTCCCGGATGGTCCGCACCGGCGAGGTTGCCTCCTCCAAGATCACAATGGCCGATTTCAAAACGAGAATCTGCAACGACATGCTTTTCTCGTTCGGCTGCTCGGACAATCTCTTGGTCAAGGTGAACGTGCTTTCCGACCTGTCCTCTGCCACCAGCGCCAATCCGATCGACAAGAACGGCAATCTCGTCGTCACCGAGACCTTCGATATCGGCAAGGGCAGCGATTACGTCCTGGTTCAGGCGTTTCTGCCCTGGAAAACCGTCGCCAATTTCTTCAGCCTGTCGAGCGCCAGGCTGTCCGACGGCCGCTATCTCCTCGGCTCTTCGGCGCTCTTTCGCAACGAGCCGTTCTGA
- a CDS encoding aspartate aminotransferase family protein, whose amino-acid sequence MDQISKTNAPVLENFWMPFTANRQFKAAPRLLAGADGMYYTDVDGNRVLDGTAGLWCCNAGHGRKKIAQAVERQLATLDYAPTFQMGHPIAFDFAAKLAANAPGGAEAKLDRVFFTGSGSESVDTALKIAIAYQRAIGQGTRTRIIGREKGYHGVGFGGISVGGLVNNRRVFPQIPADHMRHTLDIERNAFSKGLPAHGAELADDLERLVQLHGAETIAAVIVEPMSGSAGVILPPKGYLEKLRAIADKHGILLIFDEVITGFGRLGTPFAVDYFGVVPDLVTTAKGLTNGAIPMGAVFATRKIYDGLMVGPDNAIELFHGYTYSGHPVACAAGLATMEIYEEEGLLTRASELAEHWQEALHSLKGLPHVVDIRNLGLVGAVELAPRAASPGTRAYDVFVDCFNKGLLIRVTGDIIALSPPLIVEKGQIDTIVSIIGDALKRAA is encoded by the coding sequence ATGGACCAGATCAGCAAGACGAATGCGCCCGTACTCGAAAATTTCTGGATGCCGTTCACCGCGAACCGGCAGTTTAAGGCCGCGCCGCGGCTTCTCGCCGGCGCAGACGGCATGTATTACACCGACGTCGACGGAAACCGGGTTCTCGACGGCACGGCTGGGCTCTGGTGCTGCAATGCCGGCCACGGCCGCAAGAAGATCGCCCAGGCCGTCGAGCGGCAGCTTGCGACGCTCGATTATGCCCCGACCTTCCAGATGGGCCATCCGATCGCCTTCGACTTCGCCGCCAAGCTGGCGGCCAACGCGCCGGGCGGCGCTGAAGCCAAGCTCGACAGGGTCTTCTTCACCGGCTCGGGTTCGGAATCGGTCGATACCGCGCTGAAGATCGCCATCGCCTATCAGCGCGCCATCGGTCAGGGCACCCGCACGCGCATCATCGGGCGCGAGAAGGGATATCACGGCGTCGGCTTCGGCGGCATTTCCGTCGGCGGTCTCGTCAACAACCGCCGGGTTTTCCCGCAAATACCGGCCGACCATATGCGCCATACGCTCGACATCGAGCGCAATGCCTTTTCCAAGGGCCTTCCCGCCCACGGCGCGGAACTTGCCGACGATCTCGAGCGCCTGGTGCAGCTGCACGGCGCCGAAACCATCGCCGCCGTCATCGTCGAGCCGATGTCGGGATCGGCGGGCGTGATCCTGCCGCCGAAGGGCTATCTGGAGAAACTGCGTGCCATCGCCGACAAGCACGGCATCCTCTTAATCTTCGACGAGGTCATCACCGGTTTCGGCCGCCTCGGCACGCCCTTCGCGGTGGATTATTTCGGCGTCGTTCCCGATCTCGTCACTACGGCGAAGGGGCTGACCAACGGCGCGATCCCCATGGGCGCGGTCTTTGCCACCCGCAAGATTTATGACGGCCTGATGGTCGGGCCTGACAATGCGATCGAGCTCTTCCACGGCTATACCTATTCCGGCCATCCCGTCGCCTGCGCCGCCGGTCTTGCGACGATGGAAATCTACGAGGAAGAAGGCCTTCTCACCCGCGCATCGGAGTTGGCCGAACACTGGCAGGAGGCTCTGCATTCCCTTAAGGGCCTGCCCCATGTCGTCGATATCCGCAATCTCGGCCTGGTCGGCGCGGTGGAACTGGCGCCGAGAGCGGCATCGCCGGGAACCCGCGCCTATGACGTCTTCGTCGATTGCTTCAACAAGGGCCTGCTCATCCGCGTCACCGGCGACATCATCGCGCTTTCGCCACCGCTCATCGTCGAGAAGGGCCAGATCGACACGATCGTCTCGATCATCGGCGACGCGCTGAAGCGGGCGGCCTAG
- a CDS encoding LysE family translocator produces the protein MDLAIPSAANLSLFVSATLLLLLVPGPAVLYIFARSVEQGRSAGLVSILGIHTATLVHVVAAAAGLSALLASSALAFSVVKYAGAAYLIWLGLRKLFGPSDIAGVDSDLPARGRMRLFREGFIVNLLNPKTALFFLAFLPQFVEVDRGQVAMQVAFLGILYTAIGVLTDSSYALAAGTAGNWLKRSPVYLKAERWVSGFVYIGLGLTAAFAGNHKK, from the coding sequence ATGGATCTGGCAATTCCCAGTGCGGCCAATCTCAGCCTGTTCGTCAGCGCCACGCTCTTGCTGCTTCTCGTACCGGGACCGGCAGTCCTTTACATCTTCGCGCGCTCGGTCGAGCAGGGCCGTTCTGCCGGCCTCGTTTCAATCCTTGGCATCCACACGGCCACACTTGTTCATGTCGTCGCCGCTGCTGCGGGCTTGTCGGCGCTCCTGGCATCATCTGCGCTCGCCTTCAGCGTCGTGAAGTATGCCGGTGCGGCCTACCTGATCTGGCTTGGCCTCAGGAAGCTCTTCGGCCCTTCGGACATTGCCGGCGTCGACAGCGATTTGCCAGCGCGTGGCCGTATGCGTCTCTTTCGCGAGGGCTTTATTGTCAACCTCCTCAATCCGAAGACAGCGCTGTTCTTTCTGGCCTTCCTGCCGCAGTTCGTTGAGGTCGACCGTGGCCAAGTGGCAATGCAGGTCGCTTTTCTCGGGATTCTCTACACGGCGATTGGCGTTCTGACGGATAGCTCCTATGCGCTTGCTGCCGGCACGGCCGGCAACTGGCTGAAGCGTAGTCCCGTCTATCTCAAGGCTGAGCGCTGGGTCAGTGGTTTCGTCTACATCGGCCTTGGCTTGACGGCCGCTTTTGCGGGCAATCATAAGAAATAG
- a CDS encoding Ldh family oxidoreductase yields the protein MSEEVVVDLAKAESLAMRACLAAGANDATARSLVDATLSAALYGPPVLGFPHFVDYLDSFREGRINGDPAPTCERPYPAFYAADADRGIAQLGFDLAFTDLVEAVRTLGVAVFTQRNSYTTGELGYYVRRLAGEGIVGIAATNANAMVVAKAGGPAVYSTNPMAFGFPLGDGSPPLLIDQASSATAYVNVVAAAAEGRSIPPGWAVDETGQETQDAAKALGGALLPFGGRKGANVALMVEMLSAGMSGGPWSLDTPSFRSGSVSPAVGLTVVAMMPGRADDGHVERAHRQAERLQRHGVFVPGVSGIEYPRPASEGLKIPRSVFEAIAKIAGV from the coding sequence ATGTCGGAAGAGGTCGTAGTCGATCTGGCGAAAGCCGAGAGCCTGGCGATGCGTGCTTGCCTGGCGGCAGGCGCCAACGACGCCACCGCACGTTCCCTCGTGGACGCCACCTTGTCCGCAGCACTTTACGGACCGCCGGTCCTCGGGTTTCCGCATTTCGTGGATTACCTTGACAGCTTCCGCGAGGGCCGCATCAATGGCGATCCCGCTCCCACTTGCGAGCGTCCTTATCCCGCCTTCTACGCCGCGGATGCCGATCGGGGAATCGCACAGCTCGGTTTCGATCTTGCCTTCACGGATCTGGTAGAAGCGGTGCGCACGCTGGGAGTCGCGGTCTTCACCCAGAGGAACAGCTATACAACAGGAGAACTCGGTTATTACGTCCGCCGGCTCGCCGGCGAAGGGATTGTCGGCATCGCCGCGACCAATGCCAATGCGATGGTGGTCGCCAAAGCGGGTGGGCCTGCCGTCTACAGTACGAACCCGATGGCCTTCGGCTTTCCGCTGGGAGACGGATCGCCGCCTCTCCTGATCGACCAGGCGTCGAGCGCGACCGCCTACGTCAACGTGGTCGCGGCTGCAGCCGAGGGACGCAGCATTCCTCCGGGATGGGCCGTCGATGAAACGGGACAGGAAACCCAGGATGCCGCAAAGGCGCTCGGCGGAGCCCTCCTTCCCTTCGGCGGGCGCAAGGGCGCCAATGTGGCGCTGATGGTGGAAATGCTGTCGGCCGGCATGTCCGGCGGCCCCTGGTCATTGGATACGCCGTCTTTCAGATCGGGGAGCGTCAGCCCCGCTGTAGGCTTGACGGTTGTCGCGATGATGCCGGGGCGCGCCGATGACGGCCATGTGGAACGCGCGCACCGCCAAGCCGAGCGCCTTCAACGCCACGGCGTCTTCGTGCCCGGCGTCAGTGGTATCGAATATCCCAGGCCCGCGTCGGAAGGGCTGAAAATACCCCGCTCCGTGTTTGAGGCCATAGCGAAGATAGCGGGCGTCTGA
- a CDS encoding TadE/TadG family type IV pilus assembly protein: MKLAFSYSPGRLFQALRSFGKNRNGNVAMIVALCLVPMLVAVGASFDYIRSYNSRQRMQSDLDAALIAAVKQINNSADTEALKRKVSDWFHAQVESSYTLGAIDIDTTNHNITATASGTVPTTFMKIANIETVDVSVSSAVKGPATAYLNVYIVIDTSPSMLLAATTAGQAAMYSGIKCQFACHTGDSHTIGKKTYANNYDYSTDKKIKLRADVAGDAVRDVLDMIDQSDKSHERIKVGLYSLGDTLSEVLSPTLSTDTARNRLADQSYGLTSATSKAATYFDVSLTTLKQKVGPGGDGTSAASPLKLVLLLTDGVQSQREWVTNGSSYWPKVAPLNPAWCAYLKNQSNTMAVLYTEYLPITTDWGYNATVGATMASANWKNTWGGTMDSGVSTGITRRDYIPYALADCASSKSLFISAASSTEITAGLSALFNQYLSSVRLTQ; encoded by the coding sequence TTGAAATTGGCTTTTTCATATTCGCCTGGTCGGCTCTTTCAAGCCCTTCGCAGTTTCGGAAAAAACAGAAACGGCAACGTCGCGATGATCGTTGCCCTCTGCCTCGTGCCGATGCTTGTCGCTGTCGGCGCGAGCTTCGATTACATCCGCAGCTACAATTCCCGCCAAAGGATGCAAAGCGACCTTGACGCGGCACTGATCGCCGCAGTCAAGCAGATCAACAACTCCGCGGACACGGAAGCGCTCAAGCGGAAGGTTTCCGACTGGTTCCACGCGCAGGTGGAAAGCAGCTACACGCTTGGCGCAATCGACATAGACACCACCAACCACAACATAACGGCGACGGCGAGCGGCACCGTTCCGACGACTTTCATGAAGATCGCCAACATCGAGACGGTCGATGTCAGCGTCTCAAGCGCCGTCAAGGGGCCGGCCACAGCCTATCTCAACGTCTACATCGTCATCGACACGTCCCCGTCGATGCTGCTGGCGGCGACGACTGCAGGTCAGGCGGCGATGTATTCGGGCATCAAATGCCAGTTCGCCTGCCACACCGGCGATTCACACACCATCGGCAAGAAGACATACGCCAACAACTATGACTACAGCACGGACAAGAAGATAAAGCTGCGCGCTGACGTCGCCGGTGACGCTGTCAGAGACGTGCTCGACATGATCGACCAATCCGACAAAAGCCATGAACGGATCAAGGTCGGTCTCTACAGCCTGGGAGATACTCTCTCGGAAGTTCTGAGCCCGACACTGAGCACGGATACGGCGCGAAACCGCCTGGCGGACCAGAGTTACGGCCTCACCAGCGCGACCTCGAAGGCTGCGACCTATTTCGACGTTTCGCTGACGACGCTCAAACAGAAAGTCGGCCCCGGAGGAGACGGAACTTCCGCCGCCTCACCGCTCAAGCTGGTGCTCCTCTTGACGGACGGCGTACAGTCGCAGCGCGAATGGGTGACCAACGGCTCGAGCTACTGGCCCAAAGTGGCGCCCCTCAACCCGGCCTGGTGCGCCTACCTGAAAAATCAATCCAACACGATGGCGGTGCTTTACACCGAATATCTGCCGATCACCACGGACTGGGGCTACAACGCAACCGTCGGCGCGACCATGGCGAGCGCCAACTGGAAGAACACCTGGGGCGGCACCATGGACAGCGGCGTATCCACAGGCATCACCCGGCGGGATTACATTCCCTATGCGCTTGCCGACTGCGCCTCTTCGAAGAGCCTGTTCATTTCGGCAGCGTCCTCGACCGAGATCACAGCGGGCCTGTCGGCGCTGTTCAACCAATATCTCTCTTCCGTTCGGCTGACCCAGTGA
- a CDS encoding Lrp/AsnC family transcriptional regulator, protein MSKRVQPSHLDDFDRKILAILQRDNITPQRTIGDAVNLSAPAVQRRIKRMREEGVIRADVSVIEPEALGQSITIFVEVEVISETAEQIERAKSEFAAAAEIQQCYYVTGESDFILVIIVPSMADYEALTRRLFFGNNNVKRFRTFVAMDRVKVGLEVPVG, encoded by the coding sequence TTGAGCAAGCGCGTTCAGCCCTCCCATCTCGACGATTTCGATCGCAAGATCCTCGCCATTCTGCAGCGGGACAATATAACGCCGCAGCGGACGATCGGCGATGCGGTCAATCTTTCCGCGCCCGCCGTGCAGCGACGGATCAAGCGCATGCGGGAGGAGGGCGTGATCCGGGCGGATGTCTCGGTCATCGAGCCGGAGGCTCTGGGGCAATCGATCACGATCTTCGTCGAGGTGGAGGTGATCAGCGAAACGGCCGAGCAGATCGAGCGAGCCAAGAGCGAATTTGCCGCCGCCGCCGAGATCCAGCAGTGCTATTACGTCACAGGCGAATCGGACTTCATTCTCGTCATTATCGTGCCGTCGATGGCCGATTATGAGGCGCTGACGCGGCGGCTCTTCTTCGGCAACAACAATGTCAAGCGCTTCCGCACCTTCGTCGCGATGGATCGCGTCAAGGTCGGGCTTGAGGTGCCGGTCGGATAG
- a CDS encoding GntR family transcriptional regulator, with translation MPFNTAQVTDLGKAPTASDVILKYVRDSIADGSLDEGEPIRQDDVARLFNVSKIPVREALKRLEAEGLVEFHRNKGAIVTSLSEPEIAQIFEVRAILETNAIKLSIPHMTQETFSEALAYCDAFAGETDVARWSELNWRFHSRLYEDARRPFLVNTIRSVNDRLERYLRVQLTLSHGQQTADREHRQIVEACRERDEERAAELVYAHIMSACQSLIEHLPGKRSL, from the coding sequence ATGCCATTCAACACCGCACAGGTGACCGATCTCGGGAAGGCGCCCACGGCCTCGGATGTGATCCTGAAATATGTAAGAGATTCGATCGCGGATGGCTCACTGGATGAAGGCGAACCGATCCGGCAGGACGATGTCGCGCGCCTGTTTAATGTCAGCAAGATCCCTGTCCGCGAGGCGCTGAAACGGCTAGAGGCCGAAGGCCTGGTGGAATTTCATCGGAACAAAGGGGCGATCGTCACAAGCCTTTCGGAGCCGGAGATCGCCCAGATTTTCGAGGTGCGCGCGATCCTGGAAACGAATGCCATCAAGCTCTCGATCCCGCATATGACGCAGGAGACTTTCAGTGAGGCGCTCGCCTATTGCGATGCTTTCGCTGGGGAAACCGACGTTGCCCGCTGGTCGGAATTGAACTGGCGTTTCCATAGCCGTCTTTACGAGGACGCCCGCCGGCCCTTCCTCGTCAACACGATCCGTTCGGTCAACGACCGGCTGGAACGATATCTCCGGGTGCAGTTGACGCTGTCGCACGGCCAGCAGACGGCGGACCGGGAACACCGGCAAATCGTCGAAGCCTGCCGGGAGCGGGATGAGGAGAGGGCAGCAGAACTGGTCTACGCTCACATCATGAGCGCGTGCCAATCGCTGATCGAACATCTGCCTGGGAAAAGATCCCTTTAG